Below is a window of Streptomyces qaidamensis DNA.
TCGAAGTTCACCAACATGCGCTTCGAGCCGGCCGGTATGACGGACGACCCGGACGTGCGGATGGCGCAGTCGATCGTCGACTACATCTTCCGCCGCCTGGCGCTGGACTTCCTGCCCTTCGAGACGCGCTCCGCGCTCGGCATCCACTCGGCCGAGGAGCGTCAGCGTCACCTGGAGACCGGTTCGTACGAGCCGTCCGAGGACGAGGTCGACGTCGAGGGTCTGGCGCAGTCGGCGCCGCGCGCTCAGGAGCTGAAGGCCGTCACCGCTCCGAAGTCCGAGGAGGCGGCCAAGCCCGTCCCGCAGCAGGCCCACACCAGTGCCGAACTGGTGGAGATGCAACTGGGCATCCAGGCCGACGCCCCGCTGTGCTTCTCCTGCGGCACGAAGATGCAGCGCGCCGGTTCCTGCTACATCTGCGAGGGCTGCGGCTCGACCAGCGGCTGCAGCTGACGCCGAACGCATGAGCCGATGACGACAGGGGCACCGCCTGCGGGCGGTGCCCCTGTCGTTCTGCCTGCCTCGTCGCTGGCGGGCTCAGGGGCGCTGTGCCGCGCCCATCGTGCTGGTGAAGTCCACGGGATCGCCTTCGAAACCACGCAGGCCGGACCGGAAGTCCCACGGGCCGGAGCCCTCCCGGGTGAACTCCGCGACCGTCGCCGCCGTCGCCGCGAGGACACTCCCGAAGTCGTCCTCCGCGAGGACGGTGTACCCCTCGCGGATACGCAATCCGGGGTTGCTCACACTGACGAAGGTGCGCTCCGCCGGGCGCTGCTGGATGACGACACCGACCACCACGCGCGCGTACCGGACGTCGAGCCGGTCGAGTTCCAGCGTCATCACTTCGTCGTAGCCGAAGCCCTGGCCGTCCTTGCTGTCCCGGTTGAGAGTGATCGTGCCGTCGGGCGAGCGGCTGTCGAAGTGCACCACGTATGCGGGGTCGCCGTGCGGATCGTCCGCCAGGTAGGCAGCCGCGACCAGGTCCAGGTCGGTGGACGGCTGCCCCGCCGGACTGGGATCCCACCGCACCGCGATCTCGACCTTGCGAAGCCCCTTGTTGAGCCCGTCCACCACAGTCCCCTTCCCCGTGCCGACCCGTCCGTCGGACCCAACTGCCGGGCCCTCATGACCGTTTGTCCATCCTGCCACGCGCATGGGTGAGCGCGTGGGGGAGTGGTCCACCCGAGAGTGACCGACGCCACGCTCGGGGGCCTTACCATGGCGCGGTGCTGGTCAAGTGGATTCGCTGCACCGTGGTGGACCGCCGCGGTTTCGAGCGGGGGCAGCGGAAGTGGGCGGGGCTTCTGGGGGAGCCGGGATTTCGCGGGCAGGGGGGTGGCTGGAGCCGGGGACGGCCGGACGTGGCGCACATTTTCGCGTTCTGGGAGAGCCGCGCCTTCTACGACTCCTTCATGGCACGGTCGCACGACCGGCTCGCGTCGGCCCAGGCGGGTACGTTCAAGGACGCCCAGGTGAGGCTCTTCGACTATCGCTTCGACGTGAAGACCGGTTTCGAACCGCGCTTCACCGACGCCGACCTGCTCCGGGTGGCGCTCTGCCGCATCCACGAGGAGCGGGCCGAACACTTCGTGCTGATGCAGGAGAAGGTCTGGAACCCGGCGATGGCGGGCTCGCCCGGCATGGTGCGCGGGCTGTTCGGTGAGGCACCGGGGAACGAGTTCCTGGTGCTGTCGATGTGGCGCTCGGCCGCCGAGCACGGCAAGTACCGCACGGAACGCGTGGAGCGGCTCGCCCTGAGGGCCCAGACGGAGGCGGACGTTGCGGCGCTCACCGGGGACGTCGTGGACATGGAGTCGGGCTGGACGGTCTGAGCTCGCGCGGAGCACAGGTGCCCCGGACGGTGCGGCGGTTGCTCGGAGGGGTGCGGCGCTGTGTGACGCCGCGGGGCCCGGACGGAACCGTTCCGACTCGGGCAGGCGTGCGACCGATGTGACCTGTGGTGCAGGAATCGTGTGACCTACGCTGTATGGGTGCGGTAGGAGTGCTCCGCCGGCCCTCACCCGATCTAGGGTCTTGGCATGGCACGACCACGGCGCATCGTCCTTGTCCGGCACGGCGAGTCGACGGGCAATGTTGATGACTCCGTCTACGAGCGTGAGCCCGACCACGCCCTGGCGCTGACCGAGCGCGGGCGGCGGCAGGCGGAGGCTACGGGCGAGCAGCTGCGCGAGCTCTTCGGCGACGAGCACGTCAGCGTGTACGTCTCCCCGTACCGTCGTACGCACGAGACCCTGCGTGCGTTCCACCTCGACCCCGGACTCATACGGGTGCGCGAGGAACCCCGGCTGCGCGAGCAGGACTGGGGCAACTGGCAGGACCGGGACGAGGTCCGCCTTCAGAAGGCCTACCGGGACGCGTACGGCCACTTCTTCTACCGCTTCGCACAGGGCGAGTCCGGCGCCGATGTCTACGACCGGGTCGGCGGCTTCCTGGAGAGCCTGTTCCGCAGCTTCGAGGACCCCGACCACCCGCCGAACGTCCTCATCGTCACCCATGGCCTGGCCATGAGGCTGTTCTGCATGCGGTGGTTCCACTGGACGGTGTCGGAGTTCGAGTCACTGTCGAACCCCGGGAACGGCGAGGTGCGGATGCTCGTTCTGGGGGACGACGGCAAGTACACCCTGGACCGGCCGTTCGACCGCTGGAAGTAAGACTCCCTTTAGATTCTCGGTACTGCTGGGTGCCTGACCTGCGCAAAACGATCCAGCATCGGCTGTGGCGGCCTGCGTCAAGGTGAGCACTCCGCTGGGACCCGGATCCGGTCACCTACCCAAAGGGCGAGGCTCCAGCGCCGGACATCTTCACGGGGGCGACTCTGAGCCGGCGGACCTGGACGTCCCGAAGGTGGCCCACCACGGGTTCACTCAACGTATCCACTTGAGAGTTTTCTGCCCCGACTTCCGAGATCGTCGCCGGTCCGCCCGTGTGGCTGAGCAGACTAGTCCTCCACTGACGAGGGAGGGGCGCATGGGCGTCAAGAAAATTCTGACGATCAAGCTGGAGATCGAGGTCAACGAGAAGGTGACCCGGTATAGCCGTCTGGAGAACACGTACGGGGAGGTTGTGATCGCTGCCATGGAGGCGGCTCGGGCCGAGATGCCGACAGACAGCATCGAACAGATCACTACTCTCGCGCGCTGGGAGTACCGGCACTGGGACCCGGAACCGATCACCTACGAGAAGGGTGAGGTCCCGGACCTCGAAGACTTCGCGGACGACGAGATCGAGTGGCTGGACGAGGACTGATCACACGAAGAGCCCCGACCGCCTGAGGACGCCGGGGCTCTTCTCTGGCCTCACAGGGGGCGGGGGGTGCCTCAGTGGAAGGCCTCGCGAGGGAGTGTTGAGAGTCTGGCGCGCTGACGTCCCGAACAGAATGAGGGTTTGCGAATCAGGGTATCGGGATGCGCTGCACGCCATCTGAGTATGCGCGTATATCCCTCAGGTTCGTGACGTTGATGTGGGCTCTCGGCTCTCTCCTCCTAGGGTCTGTCTCATGTCATTCCCGAATCCACCGGGCATCCCTCCGCTCCCTGAGCGGCCTCCGGAGGTGCCGAAGAGGCCAGGTTTCTGGCGGGTGATGTCGGGCCGGAAGAAGCTCGCAGCCATCGCCCTGTGCGTTGCCGCTGCTGGCGCTGTGGGAGGTGCCATCGCAGCTCAGTCAGGCGGGGAGGACGCCTCGGCTTCCGTCTCCGAGGATGGCAAGGCCGACGTCGTGGAGTCGGCGGAAGAGCCTCTCCAGGCGTGTGCGGAAAGTTGGAATGACGGCAACACGAACAAGGCCAACGTGGCCTCGATGGCTACCGCCGCACAGGCCGAAAACCCGACTGCCTATGTGCACGTCGGGTTCAGTTCGGTATTCCCGGACAGGTGCCTGATCACGGTCGCCAACCCGTCCACGATGTACGCCCAGCAATACCTTCAAGGGGGTGGAACCGAATGGTCTCTCGCCCCCGCCTGGACGGGATCGGTCAACGACCTCGACGGATCGAATCTCCCGTGGAACGCGAAGATGGCGAAGGACGGGACGATCATCGTCCTCTGACGAAGAGCCCCGACCGCACGGGACGGCCGGGGCTCTTCTGCGCCCTCACGGGGGACGGGGGAGCCTCTACGGCATGACCCCGTGAGGGAGTGCGGGGGTGGGAGCGTGCTGGCCCACGAGGACGTCCAGTGAGTGGAGGAAGGCCGTGTGGGTCCCGGCCTCCTGAGCCGCCGTGATCACGTCGTCCAGGAACTCGTACGCCTGCTCGTCCGTGAGGTCGCTCAGCCAGGGGAAGGCGCTGCTCTGCACGGCTACACCTCTCGCTCCTTCTTGACCCGCTCCAGGCGCGGGACGGTGACGTTCAGCTTCTCGGCGCTCGGGGCCGTCCAGGTGCGGGCCCACGAGTCCACCGCACGCAGGACGTACGTCCCATTCCTCACGTCGCTGATGACGCCCTCCCTGCCCGCGTCGGAGTCGTACACCTGGTCACCGACCCACGCCGTGGGCTTCTCCTCGCTCACCGGGCCGACTCACAGAACACCTCGGCCCAGACCTGCTTGCCCCATCGGTAGAGGTCGGTGCCCCAGCGCTCGGCCAGGGCGTCGACCAGGAGGAGGCCCCGGCCGCTGGTGAGGAGGTCGTCGTCGGGCTTGGCCAGCTTCGGCAGCACGCGGGCCCTGTCGACGACGCCGATCCGTACGAACCGTTCGCTCGGCCGGGTGACGACGACCCGGATCACGCGGCTGTTCGTGTGCTTGACCGCGTTGGCCACCAACTCCGAGACGAGCAGTAACGCGGTGTCCGTCAGCTCCTCCAGGTGCCAGACGGCCAAGGCCGTCCGTACGAGCTTGCGGGCGGTCTCGGCGCTCTCCTCCAGACCCGGGAGTGTCTCGGAGTATCCGGGGTGTCCCGTGTGGTGCGGCTTCGCTGACACGATCATCTGAACCTCAGGGGTGTCGGTGTACGACTGCCTTGGTTCAGTCAACGACCGCTCGTCCGCGCCGAGGAGGAAAAGTCGGCCGGGCGTGCATCACGGCCAACCGGAAATTTCCCGGCTCTTGCCGTCACTGATGGGGCATCAGTGGCTACCGTGGGTACGTGGAGGGGAACGCGAGCCTCATCAGCGCCATGCAGGAAGCGGGCTTCAAGCAGGCCGAGTTGGCCGAGGCCGTCAACGACCGACTGCGGGCCTCCGGCTACGACGGGACTGTGAGTGACAGGACCGTCCGGAACTGGCTGACCGGAAAAACTCGGTGGCCGCACCCGCGTCAGCGCGAGGCGTTAGAGGCAGTATTCGGATGTACGGCCGAAGAGCTGGGCTTCCGCCCGCCAGCGGCAAGGCCTCCCGCCAGCGAACCGGAGTCTCCCGTGAGGCGTAGGAACTTCCTCACCGCAACCACCGGAACGGCTACCGCCGTCGTGGTCCCGGGCTCCCGACCTACCCGGGTCGGCACGTCTGACGTGCTCCGGCTCCGGTCCGGCCTGGACGCCCTGATGGCACTGGACGACACCAGGGGAGGCCACGAGGGCTTGGAGCGGGCGGCGTTGGCCGGAGCCGCCGAGGCCTTGGAGAAGCAGAAGCTCGGGGCCACCCAGCGGGTCCGCCTCCGCCTCTTCTCGGTGGCCGCCGACTCCACCGCCACGGCGGCCTGGAGCGCCTTGGACGCCCGTCAGTCGGACCGTGCGTACGCCCTGCTGGGCAAGGCCCTGTACTTGGCCGGGATGGGCCAGGACCCCATGGCGGAGCTGAGGGTCTGGAACTCCTACGCCATGCTGGCCCACCAGCGCGGGGAGCACGTGGAGGCCGTCGACTCGGCCCAGGCCGCCCAGTCCACCTCGATCACCAAGCGAGACCCCCTCTTCGCCTCCCTGGCCCACGCCCGTGCGGCCATCGGCCACTCGAACCTCGGTGACCGACAGGCCGCCATTCGCTCCCTGGGGTACGCCCAGGAGGCCCTTGGCAAGGCCGAGCCGGACAACCCCCGCCCGAGCTGGATGGCCTTCTACGGGCCGGCTGAGCTGTCCGCCATGACCGCCATCGTCCGAGACCGCATCGGGGACCCAGCCGATGCCGAGGCGGCCTCCCACAAGGCCCTCGGGGCGATCCCTCAGCAGTTCCGCAGGAACCGGGCTCTGGCCACCACACGGCTCGCCATGGCCCAGCTCCACCAGCGGGACATTGACCAGGCGTGCGTCACGGCCTCCACGGTGTTCGAGCTGATGAAGGGCTACCCGATCCCCGGAAGGATGCGGTCCCTCCTCGGCGACTACTACCGGGACTTGATCACCCTTGCGCCGGACGCGGCGGTCGCCCGAGAGTGGGGAGACCGCTTCCGAGCCGAATGGAGCCGAGCTTGAACGCCGCCGAGCTGGTGGTCCGCCGCTTCACCCATAAGGACCTCCCGCAGATTCGTCAGGCCCTGATCGACATCCATCGGGACGCCTACGTGGATGCCATGGATGACGAGTTCAACCAGCGCTTTCCCTGGTTCGTAGACCACTGGGGCAAAAACCCGGACTTCGACTGCGTGATCGCGTACGACGGTGACGAGGCGGTGGCCTTCGCTTATGGAGCCCCGTCAACCCCCTACCGCGAGTGGTGGCGCGAGTACCTGAAGCCCGCCCCCGACCTGGGGAAGGACCGCACCTTCTCCTACTCGGAGCTGGCCGTCCGGACGAAGTACCGGAAGATGGGCGTGTCCGAGCTGGTTAGCCGGGCGCTGCTGGACGAGCGGGACGAGGATCTCGTGGTTCTGCTCGTCGACACCGAACACCCTCGCGTCCAGGCCAAGTACGAGTCCTGGGGCTTCCGGAAGGTCGGCGAGCGTCAGCCCTTCCCGGACTCCCCGCTCTACGCCGTCATGCTTGCGGAGCTGCCGTTGCGCTAGGTCCTCCGGGTGGGTGGCCTTCGTCCTCCAGCGCTGTACGTGCCGCCTTGGTGAAGGCGTCCAATCGACGTTCGAAGCGGTGCTTCTCGTTGAAAGGGTGGCCCCTGCGTAGTCGGTGCATGAGGTCGTTCCTGAAAGACCGGACCTCGTCGGCGAACTCGCCTGCCGCCTTCACCACGGGGTCCGGTCCCGCGATGGCGACGGTCGAACGGCGCTTGCGGATGTTCTCCCAGAGACCTTCGAACTGCTCGTGGAACTCCCGCTCCTGCCCGTACAGCGCGTCGATCAGATCCTGTCCAGCGGCGACGAACTCCGCGTACGCCTGTGAGCGCGGGCCACGCCTCTCAGTGAGACTCTCGAAGCGTCGCTGGCGCGCTGCCTCCGACTCCTGGTGCTTCAGTTGGAGGCGCGCTTGCCGAAGGCCGAACAGACCCGTCCCGACGGCGGTCAGTCCCGCCAGGCCACCACCGATGGCCGCACCCACGACGGCCGCAACTCCTGCATCCACGGGGGCATTCTGCCCGGGAAACGACGAAAGCGCCCCCGGACTCCGCGAGGGAGACCGGGGGCGCTGGTGTTTCATGCCAGAGAGACACCATGGGGCACGGTATGCGAGTCAGACGTTGGGGACCTTGAGCTTCGCCCAGGAAGTCGGCCCGGGAGGCCACTTGGCATCCGATCCGGTGAATCCCAGCTTGCGCTGGAACTTTTCGTAGCTGTCGACGTCCGCCTGCCCGAGCACGGGGCCGGGGCCCACCTTGTACTGCCCGCAGCCCACGGCGACCAGGCGCTTGCCCATGGCCGTGAAGATGGGCGAGGACTTGCCCAGGGCGGGCCGGGAGCCCTTCATGAAGAAGTGGGCGCCGGGGTAGGGCTCCAATGCAGGTTTCTTCGTGATGACGGTGAAATCCGGCCAGGTTCCCGGGTCCGTGTGGTCGTTCTCCGGGGCGTGGGCGTGGGCGTACCAGCCGCTCCGCATCCGCCAGATGCGCTCGTCGCGCTTCCCTGCGAAGCCATTGGGCTTGCCCATCGGCCACGAGTTGGCGACGCCCCAGGAGGCCACCCAGGCATTCAGCTCGTCCCACCCCTTGCAGGGTGTCTCCGCCAGGGACTCGTACGTCTTCCCGCTGACGCGGCACCAGGGGAAGAAGAGCGCCTCCACCTGGATGACCACCGAGCCGGCCCGGTTGGTCCGTGTCCCGCCGGGGCCGTCCTTCAGGCACAGGGAGCGGGAGTTCGCCGGGAAGAACTGGACGAACTTGCCGGTGAACGGGTCCCAGAGGACGTGAGGCGCTACGGCCCGGCCGGAGGGGTTCGAGCCGAAGTACGTCCGCAGGTTGGCGTACGGGACGAGGCCCTGGGGCTTGGCCTTGGTGGCGTTGCGGTCCCACGTGATGTGGGCCACCGCCTTCGCCGGGCCCCCGTCGGTGGGGGCGGTGCTGCCGATCGAGAGTCTCTCGGCACCGGGCATCCAGAGGTCGGACACGGTGGGCCTCCAGTGGGTGTGTTCGGACACGAAGAAGCCCCTCCGGTGCCGTTACGCGTTACCCGGAGGGGCGTCAGGGGGACGGCTCAGGAGGCCGTGGGCGGGCCCTGGGGGTGCTCCCGGAGGTATCGGAGATACGAGAAGAACCGGACCAGGAGGAGGCCGTCGATGGCGGCCAGGAAGCCGATACCAATGACCGCGTCCCAGAAGCTCCCTGGATGGGCACCGCGGATTGCCAGGAGCACGAGGGAGCGTGCGTACAGCAGGCCGATGATGATGACCCACCAGGACGCGTTGATCTCGACCATCCGGAAGAAGCGCCGGGGCCGGTGCAGGGCGAGGAACCCGACTGAGGCGGCCAGCCCGACGCCCAGCAGGACGTAGAGGATCAGGGAGTACACAGGCGCCTCCTTACGATCGGCCGTCGTTGAGCCGGCCGAGGACGATGCCCTCGATGAAGTCCGAGTAGGCGTTCGCCCTGTTGTGGGCTCTGAGCTGCTCCTTCACCCGGCGGCTCTCGGTGAGCTGGGCCTCGGACTCGGGGGTCCGGGCCTGAGCCTCCTGGAGGGACTTCTCGGCGGCCCTCTTCGCGGTCTCCGACTCGGTGGAGACGTGGCTACGTCGGGTGAAGGGCCACATCAGGCGCTCCGGGTGCTGGTCTGGGGTCGGTGCCCGAACTCTTCGAGGAGCCGGACCATGGCCTGGCCCTGCTCGTTGGCGACTTCGGCACTGGCCTGAGCGGCTGAGAGCTGCTGACGTGTCGCCTGGTGGGCGTCACGTTCGGTTTCGTATGCCGCGCGCCAGCCGTCCTTGTCGGTGATGAGGTTGTTCATCACGTACTTCGGGACGAGCACGCCGATGATCAGCAGCACCACGATCAGGCCGACGACGCCGTACTGGGCGAACTGGCCGAGGATCTTCCCGATGTCGGGGCCGCTGCTCGCCTCCTCGGCTGCGGCTATGACCCAGAGCATGTTGTGGGTCAAGGGGACCTCCTTGCGAGGGTGTGCGCAGGAAGATCCGGCGCGGGTCTGGACATGCGAAAGCCCCGGCCATATGACCGGGGCTTCATAGGTGGTTCTCAGTCCGTGTCCGAGTCCCTTCCGAAAAAGGCGCTGAGCGCTTCCGTCCGAAGCTGTTCGTAGGCCTCGTTCGAAGGGCCGAGGATGTCCCGCAGGGCTGCCATCTCGTCAAACCCGCCCAGGGACAGGCCACA
It encodes the following:
- a CDS encoding ATP-binding protein — translated: MIVSAKPHHTGHPGYSETLPGLEESAETARKLVRTALAVWHLEELTDTALLLVSELVANAVKHTNSRVIRVVVTRPSERFVRIGVVDRARVLPKLAKPDDDLLTSGRGLLLVDALAERWGTDLYRWGKQVWAEVFCESAR
- a CDS encoding peptidoglycan-binding protein, whose translation is MSDLWMPGAERLSIGSTAPTDGGPAKAVAHITWDRNATKAKPQGLVPYANLRTYFGSNPSGRAVAPHVLWDPFTGKFVQFFPANSRSLCLKDGPGGTRTNRAGSVVIQVEALFFPWCRVSGKTYESLAETPCKGWDELNAWVASWGVANSWPMGKPNGFAGKRDERIWRMRSGWYAHAHAPENDHTDPGTWPDFTVITKKPALEPYPGAHFFMKGSRPALGKSSPIFTAMGKRLVAVGCGQYKVGPGPVLGQADVDSYEKFQRKLGFTGSDAKWPPGPTSWAKLKVPNV
- a CDS encoding GNAT family N-acetyltransferase, with product MEPSLNAAELVVRRFTHKDLPQIRQALIDIHRDAYVDAMDDEFNQRFPWFVDHWGKNPDFDCVIAYDGDEAVAFAYGAPSTPYREWWREYLKPAPDLGKDRTFSYSELAVRTKYRKMGVSELVSRALLDERDEDLVVLLVDTEHPRVQAKYESWGFRKVGERQPFPDSPLYAVMLAELPLR
- a CDS encoding DUF7620 family protein, whose translation is MWPFTRRSHVSTESETAKRAAEKSLQEAQARTPESEAQLTESRRVKEQLRAHNRANAYSDFIEGIVLGRLNDGRS
- a CDS encoding histidine phosphatase family protein, with the protein product MARPRRIVLVRHGESTGNVDDSVYEREPDHALALTERGRRQAEATGEQLRELFGDEHVSVYVSPYRRTHETLRAFHLDPGLIRVREEPRLREQDWGNWQDRDEVRLQKAYRDAYGHFFYRFAQGESGADVYDRVGGFLESLFRSFEDPDHPPNVLIVTHGLAMRLFCMRWFHWTVSEFESLSNPGNGEVRMLVLGDDGKYTLDRPFDRWK
- a CDS encoding YdbC family protein, whose product is MLVKWIRCTVVDRRGFERGQRKWAGLLGEPGFRGQGGGWSRGRPDVAHIFAFWESRAFYDSFMARSHDRLASAQAGTFKDAQVRLFDYRFDVKTGFEPRFTDADLLRVALCRIHEERAEHFVLMQEKVWNPAMAGSPGMVRGLFGEAPGNEFLVLSMWRSAAEHGKYRTERVERLALRAQTEADVAALTGDVVDMESGWTV
- a CDS encoding TerD family protein, producing the protein MDGLNKGLRKVEIAVRWDPSPAGQPSTDLDLVAAAYLADDPHGDPAYVVHFDSRSPDGTITLNRDSKDGQGFGYDEVMTLELDRLDVRYARVVVGVVIQQRPAERTFVSVSNPGLRIREGYTVLAEDDFGSVLAATAATVAEFTREGSGPWDFRSGLRGFEGDPVDFTSTMGAAQRP